The Mesorhizobium sp. NBSH29 genome has a segment encoding these proteins:
- a CDS encoding aminopeptidase P family protein, giving the protein MFQTFDVKSDADAGPRRVADLRVWLTENGLDGFLVPRSDEHQGEYVAARSERLRWLTGFTGSAGAALIMRERALIFVDGRYQLQVRSEVDMRLFSVESLIDNPPAAWISENLGKGARIGFDPWLHTVGDVKALREACEKVGATLVALERNPIDILWTNQPSPPLAPVAIHPNALAGQLAKDKLVQLASSITLDGATHAVITDPSSIAWAFNIRGNDVPHTPLALGFAILAAEGLHRLFMDKRKLGRETEAYLTQLADLHAPSELDDALVAIAKAGGRVALDPALAAERLRMVVEDNGGTVVSATDPARLPRATKNNAELAGARSAHRRDAVAVIKLLAWLDQQPAGSLDEISVVTRLEKSRASVGEEAQMPLRDVSFDTIAGAGPNGAIMHYRVSQQTNRKIEDGTLFLLDSGAQYQDGTTDITRTMAVGRPSDEMRQRFTMVLKGLIAISTLRFPAGTRGMDIDAFARVAHWKSGCDFAHGTGHGVGSYLSVHEGPQRIAKTGTEKLLEGMILSNEPGYYKEGEYGIRLENLIVVTPAELIGGGDIAMHRFETLTLVPIDRRLIVTVLINEEERAWLNDYHARVADEITPMLGGAELAWLEAATAPL; this is encoded by the coding sequence ATGTTTCAGACCTTTGACGTGAAAAGCGATGCGGACGCCGGCCCACGCCGGGTGGCTGACTTGCGCGTTTGGCTGACCGAGAACGGCCTGGATGGCTTCCTCGTGCCCCGCTCCGACGAGCATCAGGGTGAATACGTCGCCGCCCGATCAGAGCGGCTGCGTTGGCTCACCGGTTTCACCGGCTCTGCCGGGGCTGCCCTGATTATGCGCGAGCGCGCTCTCATTTTTGTCGATGGCCGCTACCAGTTGCAGGTGCGCAGCGAAGTGGACATGCGGCTGTTTTCCGTTGAAAGCCTGATCGACAATCCGCCAGCGGCCTGGATCAGCGAAAATCTTGGCAAGGGTGCTCGCATCGGTTTTGACCCATGGCTGCACACGGTCGGTGATGTGAAGGCGCTAAGAGAGGCCTGCGAGAAAGTCGGTGCGACGTTGGTTGCGCTGGAACGCAATCCGATCGACATTTTATGGACAAACCAGCCCAGCCCTCCGCTTGCTCCCGTGGCAATCCATCCCAACGCGCTGGCAGGCCAACTGGCCAAGGACAAGTTGGTACAGCTTGCCTCGTCCATCACCCTCGATGGCGCGACCCATGCCGTTATCACTGACCCGTCATCCATCGCTTGGGCCTTCAACATTCGTGGTAACGACGTGCCGCACACGCCCCTGGCACTTGGCTTTGCTATCCTCGCCGCTGAAGGATTGCACCGCCTGTTTATGGACAAGCGCAAGCTTGGACGTGAGACCGAAGCCTATCTGACTCAATTGGCCGACCTCCACGCACCTTCGGAGCTCGACGACGCACTTGTGGCGATTGCGAAGGCGGGCGGGCGCGTGGCCCTAGACCCCGCACTTGCGGCCGAGCGCCTGCGCATGGTGGTAGAAGATAACGGGGGAACAGTTGTTTCCGCGACTGATCCAGCCCGCCTGCCCCGCGCCACCAAGAACAACGCCGAACTTGCCGGTGCCCGATCAGCCCACCGCCGCGACGCGGTGGCCGTGATCAAACTACTCGCCTGGTTGGACCAACAGCCTGCCGGCTCGCTTGACGAGATTTCGGTGGTAACCCGACTGGAGAAGAGCCGCGCCTCGGTTGGTGAAGAAGCGCAAATGCCGTTACGTGACGTCTCCTTCGACACCATCGCCGGCGCCGGACCAAACGGCGCGATCATGCATTATCGCGTTTCGCAACAAACCAATCGGAAGATCGAGGATGGCACGCTGTTTCTGCTCGATTCTGGCGCGCAATATCAGGACGGAACCACCGATATCACCCGTACCATGGCAGTAGGCCGCCCCAGCGATGAGATGCGCCAACGTTTTACCATGGTGCTAAAGGGCCTGATCGCCATCTCGACCCTGCGCTTTCCTGCAGGCACCCGCGGCATGGATATCGATGCCTTTGCCCGCGTCGCACATTGGAAATCAGGCTGCGATTTTGCCCATGGAACCGGCCATGGGGTGGGATCCTATCTATCAGTCCATGAGGGACCCCAGCGCATTGCAAAAACCGGAACCGAGAAGCTTCTCGAGGGCATGATCCTGTCCAACGAGCCCGGCTACTACAAAGAGGGTGAATACGGTATCCGCCTCGAAAACCTGATCGTTGTGACGCCGGCCGAGTTAATTGGGGGCGGCGACATCGCCATGCACCGGTTCGAGACGCTGACACTGGTGCCGATCGACAGACGGTTGATCGTGACCGTTCTTATCAACGAAGAGGAACGCGCCTGGTTGAACGATTATCATGCCCGCGTGGCCGATGAGATCACGCCGATGCTGGGCGGGGCGGAACTGGCCTGGCTGGAAGCGGCGACAGCGCCGCTCTGA
- a CDS encoding AzlD family protein, which produces MSTVLWITIAGAVVTYLARIGGHLVLSRFERIHPRVEAGLDAVPAAVLTTLVAPAVLSGNPVGLTALLVAGLVALRFGLMTMFLAGVAVLIAGRYLF; this is translated from the coding sequence ATGAGCACGGTTCTATGGATCACTATTGCAGGAGCGGTCGTTACGTATCTGGCGCGGATAGGCGGGCATCTGGTGCTCTCGCGGTTCGAGCGCATACATCCGCGCGTCGAGGCGGGCCTTGATGCGGTGCCTGCTGCCGTGTTGACGACCTTGGTGGCACCGGCCGTGCTGTCGGGCAACCCGGTAGGATTGACTGCGCTCCTTGTCGCCGGACTGGTGGCGCTGCGCTTTGGTCTCATGACGATGTTTCTCGCCGGCGTTGCCGTTCTGATCGCCGGGCGATATCTTTTTTAA
- a CDS encoding AzlC family ABC transporter permease: MSVQSEFEDTRNIWLSDFRSGMRGCLPLIVAVLPFGFLFGALAVANGFSVFEATLMSGAIYGGASQMVGIELFGQKIAPWVVVLSIFAVNFRHVLYSAALGRKIKSWTLAQQAVAFFLLTDPQYAQSERRDELGLLTFAWYLGFGLPVWLAWVAEAWIGAHFARLVPDPNSLGLGFLLPIYFLGLVMGFRKRPFWLPVVLASAVASILAYQFVGSPWHVSIGAAAGVFLAAFAAPVKSVGETQL, from the coding sequence ATGTCTGTCCAATCCGAGTTTGAAGATACGCGCAATATCTGGCTGAGTGACTTCCGATCAGGAATGCGGGGATGTTTGCCGCTGATCGTCGCCGTCCTTCCCTTCGGCTTTCTGTTCGGTGCGTTGGCGGTAGCCAATGGATTCAGTGTTTTCGAAGCAACTTTGATGAGCGGTGCCATCTATGGAGGCGCCAGCCAGATGGTGGGGATTGAATTGTTCGGCCAAAAGATCGCGCCGTGGGTGGTGGTGCTTTCCATTTTTGCCGTCAATTTCCGCCATGTGCTTTACTCGGCAGCGCTCGGGCGCAAAATCAAGAGTTGGACGCTAGCACAGCAGGCGGTGGCATTTTTTCTGCTAACTGACCCGCAATATGCACAATCGGAGCGTCGAGACGAGTTAGGTCTACTGACCTTCGCCTGGTATCTCGGCTTTGGCTTGCCTGTATGGCTCGCATGGGTTGCTGAAGCGTGGATTGGCGCCCATTTCGCGCGGCTGGTTCCTGACCCCAACTCGCTTGGACTTGGTTTCCTCCTGCCGATCTATTTCCTCGGTCTGGTAATGGGATTTCGCAAGCGGCCATTCTGGCTGCCGGTGGTCCTCGCAAGCGCGGTCGCATCGATCCTTGCGTACCAGTTCGTCGGTTCTCCCTGGCATGTGTCGATCGGCGCAGCCGCTGGCGTGTTTTTGGCTGCGTTCGCCGCGCCTGTTAAGTCTGTGGGGGAAACACAGCTATGA
- the ligA gene encoding NAD-dependent DNA ligase LigA has translation MPSRSSKPVDKLTTDEAQASLAELAAEIVAHDRRYHSEDKPIISDGDYDALRVRNAEIEAKFPELVRADSPSRSVGAAPSGTFSQVQHAKPMLSLDNAFADADVADFVASVRRFLAWPADQPLVFTAEPKIDGLSMSLRYENRKLVTAATRGDGSTGENVTANIRTIGEIPERLPDDAPDIVEVRGEVYMRRDDFFALNQRMAETGQNFANPRNSAAGSLRQKDSAVTKSRPLKFFAYAWGETSEPLGETQFDVVQLFRRWGFPVNEHMVRCTTVAEILTHYHAIDAERAALPYDIDGAVYKVDQLGLQERLGFRARSPRWAIAHKFAAEKAITTLNGIDIQVGRTGALTPVARLEPVTVGGVVVTNATLHNEDYIKGLGNKGEPIRAEGHDIRIGDKVIIQRAGDVIPQILDVVMEKRPADAEPYRFPNRCPVCDSHAVREEGEAVRRCTGGLVCPAQAVERIRHFVSRNALDIEGLGEKQIEFFFRHDNPALRIRTPADIFTLQTRQSGSLTKLEHIDGFGAVSVRKLFAAIDDRRQVQFSRFLFALGIRHIGETIARRLARHFLSFAAMRKVSQDARMPVSKSDPGNSAWQEIVGINGIGAIVAEALVDFFVEGHNSDALDALLAEVTPVDEEPVAAVSSPVAGKTVVFTGSLEKMSRDEAKAMAERLGAKVAGSVSKKTDLVVAGPGAGSKMKQASDLGIEVIDEEQWFELVGQGR, from the coding sequence ATGCCCTCCCGTTCCTCCAAGCCTGTTGACAAACTGACAACTGATGAGGCGCAGGCTTCGCTAGCTGAACTTGCGGCTGAGATCGTCGCGCATGATCGCCGCTACCATAGCGAAGACAAGCCAATCATCAGCGATGGTGACTACGATGCGTTACGGGTCCGCAACGCCGAGATCGAGGCAAAGTTTCCCGAGTTAGTACGGGCGGACTCGCCCTCGCGTTCGGTGGGCGCCGCGCCGTCGGGCACGTTCAGCCAAGTTCAGCACGCAAAGCCGATGCTGTCGCTCGACAATGCGTTTGCCGATGCGGACGTCGCCGATTTTGTCGCAAGCGTGCGTCGTTTCCTCGCCTGGCCTGCTGACCAGCCGCTGGTCTTTACGGCGGAACCAAAGATCGACGGGTTGTCGATGTCGTTGCGGTACGAGAACCGCAAGCTGGTGACAGCGGCCACGCGGGGAGATGGCTCGACCGGCGAAAATGTCACCGCTAACATCCGCACCATCGGCGAGATACCCGAACGCCTGCCAGACGATGCGCCAGACATCGTGGAGGTACGCGGTGAGGTTTACATGCGCCGCGATGATTTTTTTGCGCTCAACCAGCGCATGGCAGAAACCGGACAGAATTTCGCCAATCCGCGCAATTCTGCTGCCGGCAGCCTTCGCCAGAAAGATTCCGCGGTCACCAAGTCGCGGCCGCTGAAATTCTTTGCCTATGCCTGGGGTGAAACGAGTGAACCGCTTGGTGAGACCCAATTTGATGTGGTTCAGCTTTTTCGGCGATGGGGCTTTCCGGTCAATGAGCACATGGTGCGCTGTACGACGGTGGCTGAGATCCTGACACATTATCACGCAATCGACGCAGAGCGGGCGGCGTTGCCCTACGATATCGATGGTGCGGTCTATAAGGTTGACCAGCTTGGACTGCAGGAGCGGCTGGGCTTTCGCGCGCGCAGCCCACGCTGGGCGATAGCCCATAAGTTCGCTGCCGAGAAAGCGATCACGACATTGAACGGGATCGATATTCAGGTGGGTCGCACAGGTGCGCTAACGCCTGTCGCGAGACTGGAACCTGTGACCGTTGGCGGCGTGGTTGTTACAAACGCCACCCTCCATAACGAAGACTACATCAAGGGCCTCGGCAATAAGGGAGAACCGATCCGCGCCGAGGGGCATGATATCCGTATCGGGGATAAGGTGATTATACAGCGGGCAGGTGATGTCATCCCGCAAATTCTCGATGTCGTGATGGAAAAACGACCAGCCGATGCTGAACCCTATCGCTTCCCTAACCGGTGTCCGGTCTGTGACAGCCATGCTGTACGCGAGGAGGGTGAGGCAGTCCGCCGCTGCACTGGCGGCCTGGTCTGCCCGGCGCAGGCAGTCGAGCGGATCCGCCATTTTGTGTCGCGTAATGCGCTCGATATTGAAGGGTTGGGCGAGAAACAGATCGAGTTCTTTTTCCGCCATGACAATCCGGCGCTGAGGATACGCACACCTGCGGATATATTTACTTTGCAGACGCGCCAGTCGGGATCTCTGACGAAGCTGGAACATATTGACGGGTTTGGTGCAGTCTCGGTGCGAAAGTTGTTCGCGGCCATTGATGACCGCCGTCAGGTGCAGTTTTCCCGCTTTCTCTTCGCGCTCGGTATCCGCCACATCGGTGAAACCATTGCCAGACGTCTGGCCCGCCATTTTCTCTCCTTCGCGGCCATGCGAAAGGTGAGCCAAGATGCGAGAATGCCGGTTAGCAAAAGCGATCCGGGCAATAGTGCCTGGCAGGAGATTGTCGGTATCAACGGTATCGGCGCGATCGTTGCCGAAGCGCTAGTCGATTTCTTTGTCGAGGGACACAATAGCGACGCGCTTGACGCGCTATTGGCTGAGGTAACGCCTGTGGACGAAGAACCGGTTGCCGCAGTGTCGTCGCCGGTGGCGGGAAAAACGGTGGTCTTTACCGGCTCACTCGAAAAAATGTCACGCGACGAGGCCAAGGCTATGGCCGAGCGGCTGGGTGCCAAGGTTGCCGGTTCGGTATCGAAAAAGACCGATCTGGTGGTCGCCGGGCCAGGTGCCGGTTCCAAGATGAAACAGGCGAGCGATCTGGGCATTGAGGTGATCGATGAGGAACAATGGTTTGAACTCGTCGGGCAGGGGAGGTGA
- the recN gene encoding DNA repair protein RecN produces MLSQLSIRDIVLIERLDINFSAGLSVLTGETGAGKSILLDALSLALGARGDASLVRHGASQGQVTAVFDVPGSHAVRVILRDNAIDDDGDVILRRVQTTDGRTRVFVNDQPTSVALMREIGRALVEIHGQHDDRALVDAAAHRDLLDAFGGHGGDVRATAEAWKIYRSADQELARHKARVEAAAREADFLRASVAELSHLDPQPGEETELSEQRSTMMRAEKVAADIQDAQDILSGPNAPSPLLASLLRRLQRKASEAPGFLEDVVKSLDDALVSLDAAQSGVEAALRATEFDPRKLESSEERLFALRAAGRKHSVSVDDLAELRDKMAADLADLDAGEERLLALEKQAVAARATYDAAAAALSEERKTASFHLQRAVMAELPALKLERAEFIVELTSEWQNRTQHGIDEVEYWVRTNPGTRAGPMMKVASGGELSRFLLALKVALADRGSAPTLVFDEIDTGVGGAVADAIGQRLARLSEGVQVLSVTHAPQVAARAHTHYLISKTGCAESVSTGIAAMDRSARQEEIARMLAGATITDEARAAAERLLAENAHAS; encoded by the coding sequence ATGCTTTCCCAACTGTCGATCCGCGATATTGTACTGATCGAACGGCTGGACATCAATTTTTCCGCCGGGCTCTCGGTGCTGACCGGCGAAACGGGTGCCGGCAAATCGATCCTGCTGGATGCCCTGTCGCTGGCGCTTGGCGCGCGCGGCGACGCGTCGCTGGTACGCCATGGCGCCAGCCAAGGGCAGGTGACGGCGGTGTTCGACGTTCCTGGCAGTCACGCCGTGCGTGTTATTTTGCGCGACAACGCGATCGACGATGATGGCGATGTCATTTTGAGGCGCGTGCAGACGACTGACGGACGCACCCGGGTTTTCGTCAACGATCAGCCGACCAGCGTGGCACTAATGCGTGAGATCGGGCGCGCGTTAGTGGAAATCCATGGACAGCATGATGACCGCGCGTTGGTCGACGCGGCCGCGCATCGCGACCTTCTGGACGCCTTCGGCGGCCATGGCGGAGACGTGCGGGCTACTGCTGAGGCATGGAAGATCTATCGAAGCGCGGATCAGGAACTGGCGCGCCACAAAGCCCGCGTCGAGGCTGCCGCGCGAGAGGCAGATTTTTTGCGCGCTTCTGTTGCCGAGCTTTCGCATCTTGACCCGCAGCCAGGCGAGGAAACCGAGCTTTCCGAGCAGCGCTCTACTATGATGAGGGCGGAAAAAGTCGCCGCCGATATTCAGGACGCGCAAGATATCCTCTCCGGCCCCAATGCACCGTCGCCGCTATTGGCGAGCCTTTTGCGCCGCCTTCAACGCAAGGCTAGCGAAGCGCCGGGCTTTCTTGAGGATGTGGTGAAGTCGCTTGACGATGCTCTTGTGTCGCTAGATGCCGCGCAATCGGGTGTCGAGGCGGCCCTGAGGGCGACTGAATTCGATCCGCGGAAGCTGGAGAGTTCGGAAGAGCGATTGTTTGCGCTGCGCGCTGCTGGACGCAAGCATTCGGTAAGCGTCGATGATCTGGCTGAGCTGCGTGACAAGATGGCAGCGGATCTGGCCGACCTCGATGCGGGGGAGGAACGCCTCCTGGCACTGGAAAAGCAAGCGGTGGCGGCGCGTGCGACCTATGATGCAGCAGCCGCAGCCCTCTCGGAAGAACGCAAGACCGCGTCTTTTCACCTGCAGCGCGCGGTGATGGCCGAATTGCCGGCGCTCAAACTTGAGCGAGCCGAGTTCATCGTTGAGCTCACCAGCGAATGGCAAAACCGCACGCAGCACGGGATTGATGAAGTCGAATACTGGGTTCGTACCAATCCCGGGACGCGAGCGGGTCCGATGATGAAGGTCGCGTCGGGCGGTGAGCTTTCGCGTTTTCTGCTCGCGCTCAAAGTGGCGCTAGCTGATCGCGGCTCGGCGCCAACGCTGGTGTTTGACGAGATAGATACCGGTGTTGGTGGTGCGGTTGCGGATGCCATCGGGCAACGGCTGGCTCGGCTGTCGGAAGGCGTTCAGGTTCTATCAGTAACACATGCGCCACAGGTGGCCGCCCGCGCGCATACGCATTACCTTATCTCCAAAACGGGTTGCGCTGAAAGTGTCTCGACCGGCATTGCCGCGATGGACCGCAGCGCCCGTCAGGAGGAAATAGCACGGATGTTGGCTGGCGCTACGATTACAGACGAAGCGCGCGCGGCAGCCGAGCGGTTGCTGGCTGAAAACGCGCACGCGTCGTGA
- a CDS encoding outer membrane protein assembly factor BamD, whose protein sequence is MFFVRAAQSARRSGIALALLPVIGAPLLLSACASDQDVDLATYVEQTDPADVLYNQGLANMNAGRLGEASKKFKSIDRQHPYSEYGRKALVMGAFADYRQGNYDDAINAGKRYVQLYPTDSDAAYAQYIVGLSYFRQIRDVTQDQKESRRAIEAMQEVVERWPDSSYVEDAKAKIRFARDQLAGKEMQIGRYYLERREYIASVKRFRYVVENYSNTRHVEEALSRLTEAYYAMGLTSEAQTAAAVLGHNYPDSQWYKDSYKLLQTGGLEPRDNSGSWISKAGKLITGA, encoded by the coding sequence ATGTTTTTTGTACGAGCAGCGCAGTCGGCGCGACGGTCCGGGATCGCCTTGGCACTTCTTCCGGTTATCGGTGCGCCTCTACTCCTTTCGGCATGTGCATCGGATCAGGATGTAGATCTCGCGACCTATGTTGAGCAGACGGATCCTGCGGACGTGCTCTACAATCAGGGCCTGGCAAACATGAACGCTGGGCGGCTTGGCGAGGCCAGCAAGAAGTTTAAATCGATCGACCGGCAGCACCCCTATTCGGAATATGGTCGCAAGGCGCTAGTGATGGGTGCCTTCGCCGATTACAGGCAGGGCAATTACGACGACGCCATCAACGCCGGCAAGCGCTACGTCCAGCTTTACCCGACCGATTCTGACGCTGCGTATGCGCAGTATATTGTTGGGCTGAGCTATTTCCGGCAGATCCGCGATGTGACGCAGGATCAGAAAGAATCGCGCCGAGCCATTGAGGCAATGCAGGAAGTGGTCGAGCGCTGGCCCGATTCCTCCTATGTCGAGGATGCCAAAGCCAAAATAAGGTTTGCCCGCGACCAGTTGGCCGGCAAGGAGATGCAGATCGGCCGCTACTATCTGGAACGACGCGAATATATCGCTTCGGTGAAACGGTTCCGCTATGTGGTGGAGAACTATTCCAACACACGCCATGTCGAGGAGGCGCTTTCGCGCCTGACGGAAGCCTATTATGCGATGGGGTTGACCTCAGAAGCGCAGACGGCAGCAGCAGTGCTTGGGCATAATTATCCAGACAGCCAATGGTACAAGGATTCCTACAAGCTCCTACAGACCGGTGGGCTTGAGCCGCGCGACAACTCCGGCTCGTGGATTTCCAAGGCCGGGAAGCTGATCACCGGCGCCTGA
- the lpxC gene encoding UDP-3-O-acyl-N-acetylglucosamine deacetylase, which translates to MGIILHDYQTTIKSRFSLSGIGVHSGKPVSVHFNPADADTGIVFHCLSVDGPDNEIPALVSEVGGTDLSTILGDPSKHHVATVEHLMATVFALGIDNVAIDIDGSEVPILDGSAAMFVAAFDQAGIDVLASKRRFIRIVKPVRVENGASWAEFRPYDGTRFEVEIDFESPAIGRQSFAGELSADLFRNEICRARTFGFMKDVERLWAAGYALGSSLENSLVIGDDHRIINMDGLRYPDEFVRHKTLDAMGDLALAGARFIGCFRSYRGGHRLNASALRAVLCDTANFEIVETTRSRRGRAAEMTAIGMPTYAPWMI; encoded by the coding sequence ATGGGGATTATTTTGCACGATTACCAAACGACCATTAAATCGCGTTTCAGCCTGTCGGGCATTGGCGTTCACAGTGGTAAACCCGTGAGCGTGCATTTTAATCCGGCGGATGCTGATACGGGGATTGTGTTCCATTGCCTCAGTGTTGATGGTCCGGACAATGAAATTCCGGCGCTAGTTTCCGAAGTTGGTGGTACCGATCTGAGTACTATTCTTGGCGATCCTTCCAAACACCATGTCGCCACCGTGGAACATCTCATGGCTACGGTGTTTGCGCTTGGGATCGACAATGTTGCAATTGACATTGATGGATCGGAGGTTCCCATCCTCGACGGCAGCGCGGCGATGTTCGTAGCGGCTTTCGATCAGGCGGGCATTGACGTTTTGGCATCGAAGCGCCGGTTTATCCGGATCGTAAAGCCAGTCAGGGTGGAGAATGGCGCATCCTGGGCTGAGTTTCGGCCTTATGATGGTACGCGCTTCGAGGTGGAAATCGATTTCGAGAGCCCGGCCATTGGGCGCCAGTCATTTGCGGGCGAACTGAGCGCCGATCTGTTTCGCAATGAGATTTGCCGGGCGCGCACCTTTGGCTTCATGAAAGACGTGGAACGGCTGTGGGCTGCAGGTTATGCGCTTGGTTCCTCGCTCGAGAATTCGCTGGTCATCGGCGATGATCACCGCATTATCAATATGGACGGTCTGCGCTACCCGGATGAATTCGTGCGCCACAAGACGCTTGATGCCATGGGCGATCTGGCGCTTGCCGGGGCACGCTTTATCGGATGCTTCCGGTCGTATCGAGGCGGCCACCGGTTGAATGCCTCGGCATTGCGAGCTGTGCTTTGCGATACCGCGAACTTCGAGATTGTTGAGACGACCCGGAGCAGGCGGGGCAGGGCTGCGGAGATGACCGCTATAGGTATGCCTACCTACGCGCCCTGGATGATCTGA
- the ftsZ gene encoding cell division protein FtsZ codes for MTINLQKPDITELKPRITVFGVGGGGGNAVNNMITAGLRGVEFVVANTDAQALTISKAERLIQLGAHVTEGLGAGSQPEVGRAAAEECIDEIIDHLSNTHMCFVTAGMGGGTGTGAAPVVARAAREKGILTVGVVTKPFHFEGQRRMKTADLGIEELQKNVDTLIVIPNQNLFRIANDKTTFADAFAMADQVLYSGVACITDLMVKEGLINLDFADVRSVMREMGKAMMGTGEASGEGRAMAAAEAAIANPLLDETSMKGARGLLISITGGRDLTLFEVDEAATRIREEVDQEANIILGATFDENLEGVIRVSVVATGIDKSALEMSASPLTIRPAAKQPQTQPQPAPRAVEIRSAPEPIRPIRAADPVADAIRAAEHNAAELAQARPAAQPVDDGFRPQSKLFQPVPGAEPVQQVPQMREPAPQMREPQLAPVARMPRVEEFQQVVKAELEAVHRPVTNHEDRGPMGLLKRLTNGLASRREEEPARLQPAQPREPKLRQPAPEARRVATQDPQLYAPRRGQLDDQGRITPQPRAVQEDDQLEIPAFLRRQAN; via the coding sequence ATGACGATCAATCTGCAAAAGCCGGACATTACCGAGCTCAAGCCGCGGATCACCGTATTTGGTGTCGGCGGCGGCGGCGGCAACGCTGTCAACAACATGATCACGGCGGGTTTGCGTGGTGTCGAGTTTGTCGTTGCCAATACCGACGCGCAGGCGCTAACGATTTCGAAGGCTGAACGTCTCATACAGCTTGGCGCGCACGTCACAGAAGGCCTGGGTGCCGGGTCGCAGCCGGAAGTCGGCCGTGCAGCTGCTGAAGAATGTATCGATGAAATCATCGACCACCTGTCGAACACCCATATGTGCTTCGTAACTGCGGGCATGGGCGGAGGCACCGGCACCGGTGCGGCTCCGGTGGTTGCGCGTGCGGCCCGTGAAAAGGGCATTTTGACGGTTGGTGTTGTGACCAAGCCGTTCCACTTCGAAGGCCAGCGCCGGATGAAGACGGCGGACCTCGGTATCGAGGAGCTGCAGAAGAACGTTGATACGCTGATCGTCATTCCGAACCAGAATCTGTTCCGCATTGCTAATGACAAGACCACCTTTGCTGATGCCTTCGCGATGGCCGACCAGGTGCTCTATTCCGGCGTTGCCTGCATCACCGACCTGATGGTCAAGGAAGGTCTGATCAATCTTGACTTCGCCGACGTTCGTTCGGTGATGCGCGAGATGGGCAAAGCCATGATGGGGACTGGCGAGGCGTCCGGAGAGGGTCGTGCAATGGCCGCTGCCGAGGCTGCGATTGCCAATCCGCTGCTCGACGAAACTTCGATGAAGGGCGCGCGCGGCCTGTTGATTTCTATCACCGGCGGTCGCGACCTGACACTGTTCGAAGTTGACGAAGCGGCAACGCGTATTCGCGAGGAAGTCGACCAGGAAGCCAACATCATTCTGGGCGCCACCTTCGATGAAAATCTTGAAGGCGTTATCCGCGTGTCGGTTGTTGCTACCGGCATCGACAAATCGGCGCTGGAAATGTCTGCTTCGCCGCTGACCATTCGTCCCGCCGCAAAGCAGCCACAGACCCAGCCACAACCGGCGCCTCGAGCTGTAGAGATACGCTCGGCACCAGAGCCTATCCGTCCGATTCGCGCCGCCGATCCAGTTGCCGATGCCATTCGCGCCGCAGAGCATAACGCAGCCGAATTGGCACAAGCGCGTCCGGCAGCGCAGCCGGTCGACGACGGCTTCCGTCCACAAAGCAAGCTGTTCCAGCCGGTGCCCGGTGCGGAACCGGTACAGCAGGTACCGCAAATGCGGGAACCAGCGCCGCAAATGCGTGAACCGCAGCTCGCTCCCGTTGCACGGATGCCGCGCGTCGAGGAGTTTCAGCAGGTCGTCAAGGCTGAACTGGAAGCAGTTCACCGCCCTGTCACGAACCATGAGGACCGTGGTCCGATGGGTCTGCTCAAGCGCCTGACCAATGGCCTGGCTTCGCGCCGTGAAGAAGAACCCGCACGTCTGCAGCCAGCACAGCCGCGTGAGCCAAAACTGCGCCAGCCGGCACCGGAAGCGCGCCGCGTCGCCACGCAGGACCCGCAGCTCTATGCTCCGCGTCGCGGCCAGCTCGACGATCAGGGACGGATCACGCCGCAGCCCAGGGCGGTGCAGGAGGACGATCAGCTGGAGATTCCGGCATTCCTTCGCCGGCAGGCCAACTGA